The proteins below come from a single Oxobacter pfennigii genomic window:
- the trpA gene encoding tryptophan synthase subunit alpha, translated as MNRIDLAFKKLEAQGKKALIPYITAGDRGIETTVKLVYEMEEAGADIVELGIPYSDPLADGPVIQASSARALSKGIKIPHINDAVKTIRQKSGIPIVYLVYYNSVFKYGTQKFIQDAADAGIDGLIIPDLPLEERGETAEVLDSFGIHLIPLVAPTSKERIKKITENARGFVYCVSVAGVTGVRQDIETDIKEYMEEISKHTSLPKALGFGISGPSMAQKFKSYCDGIIVGSAYVSRVGQALSPGDAVASVKEFTEELRKVL; from the coding sequence ATGAACAGAATAGACCTTGCATTTAAAAAACTTGAAGCTCAAGGCAAAAAAGCACTTATACCTTATATTACAGCCGGTGACCGAGGCATTGAAACCACCGTGAAACTGGTGTATGAAATGGAAGAGGCCGGCGCGGATATAGTTGAGCTTGGAATACCCTATTCCGACCCCTTGGCCGACGGGCCTGTAATACAGGCATCATCAGCAAGGGCTTTAAGCAAAGGCATAAAAATACCCCATATAAATGACGCAGTTAAGACCATAAGGCAAAAAAGCGGCATTCCGATTGTTTATTTGGTCTATTACAATTCTGTATTTAAATACGGAACTCAAAAATTTATACAGGATGCAGCTGATGCCGGTATAGACGGCCTTATAATTCCCGACTTGCCTCTTGAGGAAAGAGGCGAAACTGCTGAAGTTTTAGACAGCTTTGGCATTCATTTAATTCCCCTTGTGGCGCCCACTTCTAAAGAGCGCATTAAAAAAATTACAGAAAATGCCAGGGGCTTTGTATACTGCGTATCTGTGGCAGGCGTCACCGGAGTGCGGCAGGACATTGAAACCGATATTAAAGAATACATGGAGGAAATATCAAAGCACACCTCCCTTCCCAAAGCCTTGGGCTTTGGTATATCGGGACCTTCCATGGCACAAAAGTTCAAATCCTACTGCGATGGCATAATTGTCGGCAGCGCCTATGTAAGCCGTGTCGGCCAGGCTCTGTCACCGGGAGACGCCGTAGCTTCAGTAAAGGAATTCACCGAGGAGCTCAGGAAGGTACTCTAG
- a CDS encoding J domain-containing protein, whose amino-acid sequence MKNPYEVLGINQGASEDEIKRAYRELVKKYHPDQYRDNPLSKLAEEKLKEINEAYDYLIKNKGTFHESHDNNSTNGGYSNTNSTNGEFARIRILINSGNIVEAEKLLDASSLKNAEWHYLKGVINVKKGWYSEGYTYLQTAVSMDPNNFEYRAALNNLNRSTRTYTSRPYSGTQRGGYNDGPDMCTICQWLYCADCCCECMGGDFINCC is encoded by the coding sequence ATGAAAAACCCTTATGAGGTCCTGGGGATAAATCAGGGAGCATCAGAGGATGAAATAAAGAGAGCATATAGAGAGCTTGTTAAGAAATATCATCCCGATCAATACAGGGACAACCCCTTGTCCAAGCTGGCTGAAGAAAAACTTAAAGAAATAAATGAAGCCTATGATTACCTTATAAAAAATAAAGGGACTTTCCATGAAAGCCATGATAATAATAGTACTAACGGCGGATACAGCAATACTAACAGCACTAACGGCGAATTTGCAAGAATAAGGATTCTCATAAATTCAGGAAATATAGTTGAAGCGGAAAAATTACTGGATGCTTCATCGCTTAAAAATGCCGAATGGCATTATCTTAAAGGGGTCATAAATGTAAAGAAAGGATGGTACAGTGAAGGCTATACCTACCTTCAGACGGCAGTCAGCATGGACCCCAACAATTTTGAATACCGGGCGGCATTGAATAATTTAAACCGTTCCACCCGCACCTACACATCAAGGCCTTACAGCGGGACTCAAAGGGGCGGTTATAACGACGGGCCGGATATGTGCACTATTTGCCAGTGGCTTTACTGTGCTGATTGCTGCTGCGAGTGCATGGGCGGAGACTTCATAAACTGTTGCTAA
- a CDS encoding phosphoribosylanthranilate isomerase yields MVKVKICGLKRSEDIKYVNALKPDYAGFVFAKSKRQVTLSEAGELIANLNKGIKKVGVFVDEDIEKVKDASFALKLDIIQLHGNEPNEYIKKLNGYEVWKAVSIKSHEGIKRLKQYNADAILLDQGGGGTGISFDWDIIKGISVNTPIILAGGLNSQNVEDAIKTVKPYAVDVSSGVETDGFKDCSKIYDFIKKARSLY; encoded by the coding sequence ATGGTTAAGGTTAAGATATGCGGCTTGAAAAGAAGTGAGGATATAAAATATGTAAATGCTTTAAAACCTGATTATGCAGGCTTTGTATTTGCAAAAAGCAAAAGGCAGGTAACGTTAAGTGAGGCAGGAGAATTAATAGCTAATCTTAATAAGGGAATTAAAAAAGTCGGGGTCTTTGTAGATGAGGATATAGAAAAGGTTAAGGATGCATCTTTTGCCTTAAAGCTTGATATCATACAGCTTCATGGAAATGAGCCCAATGAGTACATCAAAAAACTCAACGGATATGAGGTATGGAAGGCAGTCAGCATAAAATCACATGAAGGCATTAAAAGGCTTAAGCAATACAATGCTGATGCCATCTTGCTGGACCAAGGAGGGGGCGGTACAGGAATTAGCTTTGATTGGGATATTATTAAAGGTATTTCAGTAAATACTCCCATAATACTTGCCGGAGGCTTAAATTCTCAGAATGTTGAGGATGCCATAAAGACTGTAAAACCCTATGCTGTCGATGTTTCAAGCGGAGTAGAAACAGATGGCTTCAAGGACTGTTCAAAGATATATGATTTTATTAAGAAAGCGAGGAGTTTATATTGA
- a CDS encoding DUF5685 family protein: protein MFGYIFPDKPELKVKEFELFRAYYCGLCKALGENCGLTARFVLNYDSAFLGMLLSSFNEASENIAFEKCIANPIKKKPVIKESSILKYASDINIILAYYKLKDDYEDDRSPKALAMMGVLKSAFNKSIKRNMKKGSVIKNKLEELSKIEKAGCKSIDEAAEPFAKLTEEIFAYKPVCDTENKEQLLRWFGYNIGKWIYIIDAYDDLEKDIAAKSFNPILGQFCYNNEKAEDFKNRIKDNVNFTLTYTLSEAGKAYELLELKKNASIIENIVFGGMYNKTLQIINKRSCKNNEKPL, encoded by the coding sequence ATGTTTGGATATATATTTCCCGATAAGCCGGAATTGAAAGTGAAGGAGTTCGAACTTTTCAGGGCATACTACTGCGGATTATGCAAGGCCTTAGGAGAAAACTGCGGCTTGACGGCAAGATTTGTGCTGAATTACGACAGCGCTTTTTTAGGTATGCTGCTTTCATCCTTTAATGAGGCTTCTGAAAACATAGCCTTTGAAAAATGCATAGCAAATCCCATAAAGAAAAAGCCGGTAATAAAAGAAAGCAGCATTTTAAAATATGCTTCAGACATAAATATAATATTGGCGTATTATAAGCTGAAGGATGATTATGAGGATGACAGATCTCCAAAAGCTCTTGCGATGATGGGAGTGTTAAAATCCGCATTTAACAAGAGTATAAAAAGAAACATGAAAAAGGGGAGCGTAATAAAGAATAAATTAGAGGAGCTTTCAAAAATAGAAAAGGCCGGCTGCAAATCCATCGATGAGGCGGCAGAGCCCTTTGCCAAGCTGACGGAAGAAATATTTGCATATAAGCCTGTATGCGATACGGAAAATAAAGAGCAGTTATTAAGATGGTTTGGGTATAATATAGGTAAATGGATATACATCATTGATGCTTATGATGACTTGGAAAAGGATATAGCCGCTAAAAGTTTTAATCCAATACTTGGCCAGTTCTGTTATAATAATGAGAAAGCAGAAGATTTTAAAAACAGGATAAAAGATAATGTTAATTTTACACTCACATATACATTAAGTGAAGCAGGCAAGGCCTACGAGCTTCTGGAACTCAAGAAGAATGCATCCATAATTGAAAATATAGTATTCGGAGGCATGTATAACAAGACACTTCAAATCATTAACAAAAGGAGCTGTAAGAATAATGAAAAACCCTTATGA
- the trpE gene encoding anthranilate synthase component I, with the protein MVNINETEFKELKGQKAAFPVVLEVNCDELTPISIFYCLEGENKFLLESAQRGVEWGRYSFMGANPYMHVKSYGQDISIEKEGKVENTQGMILEYMEDIMKSPYRQNGRELPFTGGAVGYAGYDIVRQYESLPDKNEDEINIPEAYFMFYKIIYCYDHLRHTLSAIYNVFPLDEASYDEVTKQLEMAIEKVNIQGEVHHMAAESEKKEVKSNFTEEEFCSIVKKAKEHIVKGDIFQAVLSQRLTAKSHSHPFDVYRRLRSKNPSPYLFYIDFTEFQVVGSSPESLVSVKGDTVTTNPIAGTRPRGKTAQEDMKLKEELLRDEKERAEHLMLVDLGRNDIGKVSTLGSVRLDKFMDVDLYSHVMHIVTKVSGELHDNMSCFDALKACLPAGTVSGAPKVRAMEIIDDLENIRRGLYAGAVGYFSYDGNMDMCIAIRTIIFKEDTAYLQAGAGIVYDSDPSYEYVETLNKVMILKEAL; encoded by the coding sequence ATGGTAAATATCAATGAGACGGAATTTAAAGAGCTAAAGGGGCAGAAAGCTGCCTTTCCGGTGGTACTGGAGGTCAACTGTGATGAACTGACGCCGATAAGCATTTTTTACTGCCTGGAAGGGGAAAACAAATTTCTGCTTGAAAGTGCACAAAGAGGAGTGGAATGGGGAAGGTATTCCTTTATGGGGGCAAACCCTTACATGCATGTAAAAAGCTATGGACAGGATATAAGCATTGAAAAAGAAGGCAAGGTGGAAAATACCCAGGGTATGATACTGGAATATATGGAGGACATAATGAAGAGCCCCTACAGGCAAAATGGAAGGGAGCTGCCCTTTACCGGAGGTGCAGTAGGATATGCCGGCTATGACATTGTGAGGCAGTATGAGAGTTTGCCGGATAAAAATGAGGATGAGATAAATATCCCCGAGGCATATTTCATGTTTTATAAAATCATCTATTGCTACGATCATTTAAGGCACACATTGTCTGCCATATATAATGTTTTCCCCCTTGATGAGGCTTCCTATGATGAAGTAACAAAACAGCTTGAAATGGCAATAGAAAAGGTCAATATACAGGGTGAGGTCCATCATATGGCAGCAGAGAGCGAGAAAAAGGAGGTAAAATCCAATTTCACCGAAGAAGAATTCTGCTCTATCGTAAAAAAAGCAAAGGAGCACATCGTGAAGGGAGATATATTCCAGGCGGTATTATCCCAAAGGCTGACGGCAAAAAGCCATTCCCATCCCTTTGATGTATATAGAAGGTTAAGGTCAAAAAATCCTTCTCCCTATCTTTTTTATATAGACTTTACAGAATTCCAGGTGGTGGGTTCTTCACCTGAGAGTCTTGTCAGCGTAAAGGGAGACACCGTTACCACAAACCCAATAGCAGGAACCCGGCCAAGAGGCAAAACGGCTCAGGAGGATATGAAATTAAAAGAGGAACTCCTAAGGGACGAAAAGGAGAGAGCAGAGCACCTGATGCTTGTGGATTTAGGCAGGAACGACATTGGAAAGGTCAGCACTTTAGGTTCAGTCAGGCTTGATAAGTTCATGGATGTTGATTTATATTCCCACGTCATGCATATAGTCACCAAGGTTTCAGGAGAGCTTCATGATAACATGTCCTGCTTTGATGCCCTGAAGGCCTGCCTTCCTGCCGGTACGGTATCGGGGGCACCGAAGGTGAGAGCAATGGAGATTATAGATGACCTTGAAAACATAAGGCGGGGGCTTTACGCAGGAGCGGTAGGCTACTTCTCTTATGACGGGAATATGGATATGTGCATAGCCATCCGTACCATAATTTTCAAAGAAGATACGGCCTATCTTCAGGCAGGAGCCGGAATAGTATATGATTCGGACCCGTCATATGAATATGTTGAGACTTTAAATAAAGTGATGATTTTAAAGGAGGCGCTGTAA
- a CDS encoding Hsp20/alpha crystallin family protein produces MSRHNRHKHTAASKHNKTSPGDILDGFGLLLNAISNISYPASPRLYFDAWMVEQDCDYTVFVKLSGFERDDVRIEYKGNILTVSAYKKTQNIFSNNYAQSLSYMSNIYNRSFMIDKISVDKIISSYNNGLLVLKLPKVTKIDTGTDGNGISRHKP; encoded by the coding sequence ATGTCCAGACATAACCGGCATAAGCATACAGCTGCAAGCAAGCATAATAAAACTTCGCCAGGCGATATATTAGATGGGTTCGGCCTCCTTTTAAATGCTATTTCTAATATTTCATATCCTGCTTCCCCAAGGCTTTATTTTGATGCCTGGATGGTGGAACAGGACTGTGATTATACAGTTTTCGTGAAGCTTTCGGGCTTTGAAAGAGATGATGTACGTATAGAATATAAAGGAAATATACTTACCGTGTCCGCATATAAAAAAACTCAGAACATATTTTCAAATAATTATGCCCAGAGCTTAAGCTACATGTCAAATATATATAACAGATCCTTTATGATTGATAAAATATCTGTAGATAAAATTATTTCATCTTATAATAATGGGCTGCTTGTTTTAAAATTGCCTAAGGTTACCAAGATAGATACCGGTACTGATGGAAATGGAATAAGCCGGCATAAACCCTGA
- a CDS encoding [Fe-Fe] hydrogenase large subunit C-terminal domain-containing protein: MKNESYFRIFREAVRLQKEGRLIDGIENISIEDMDEGLLRGYIASALGQEPEEGISLTELAKKALREYEMNKPILTVTGECEDDCREAGVHKCVKSCPFESIFYDRKASRIKISKEDCTGCSECIDACHKKKIIDKIQYFPIANIIRDHKAPVYAAIAPAFAGQFGEGITAGKLRTAFKMLGFDDMVEVAIFADILSIREAVEFDRLVKEVGDFMITSCCCPIWMAMLKKHYRALVEHVTPSVSPMIAAGRVLKKLVSEAKVVFIGPCVAKKAEAKEPDVAGAIDYVMTFDELNEVFKVSEINISELKEDISDCSSKGGRIYARTGGVSQCIEETLEKISPKRMIKLKAVQGNGVKECKELLDKAIKGEIDANFLEGMGCIGGCVGGPKVVIDKETGRVKVNEYGEQAEYKTPVDSLCVLKVLGGIGFEIIDELKEENEKTRIFRRKL; encoded by the coding sequence ATGAAAAATGAGAGCTATTTTAGAATATTCAGAGAAGCTGTCAGGCTTCAAAAAGAAGGAAGGCTCATTGATGGAATAGAAAACATATCTATTGAAGATATGGATGAAGGCTTGCTGAGAGGATATATAGCTTCAGCCCTTGGACAGGAGCCGGAGGAAGGTATAAGCTTAACAGAACTTGCAAAAAAAGCCTTAAGAGAATATGAGATGAATAAGCCTATTTTGACTGTGACGGGTGAGTGCGAGGACGACTGCAGGGAAGCTGGAGTGCATAAATGTGTAAAGTCCTGCCCTTTTGAATCTATATTTTATGATAGAAAGGCATCAAGGATAAAGATATCCAAGGAAGATTGCACAGGGTGTTCCGAGTGTATCGATGCCTGTCATAAGAAAAAAATAATTGATAAGATACAGTACTTCCCTATAGCAAATATTATAAGGGATCATAAGGCTCCTGTATATGCAGCCATAGCTCCTGCATTTGCAGGCCAGTTCGGCGAGGGGATAACTGCCGGCAAATTAAGAACTGCCTTTAAAATGCTGGGGTTTGATGATATGGTGGAAGTAGCAATATTTGCAGATATATTGAGCATAAGAGAAGCAGTGGAATTTGACAGGCTGGTGAAGGAAGTCGGTGATTTTATGATAACCAGCTGCTGCTGCCCTATATGGATGGCTATGTTAAAAAAGCATTACAGAGCTCTGGTTGAACATGTAACTCCTTCGGTATCTCCCATGATAGCTGCAGGCCGAGTATTGAAAAAGCTTGTGTCTGAAGCAAAGGTAGTGTTTATCGGGCCCTGTGTTGCTAAGAAAGCCGAAGCAAAGGAGCCGGACGTTGCAGGAGCAATAGATTATGTCATGACCTTTGATGAATTAAATGAGGTTTTTAAAGTATCTGAAATAAATATATCCGAATTGAAGGAAGACATAAGTGACTGTTCTTCAAAGGGAGGCAGAATATATGCGCGTACGGGCGGAGTAAGCCAGTGTATTGAGGAAACCTTGGAAAAAATATCTCCAAAGCGCATGATCAAACTAAAAGCTGTCCAGGGCAATGGTGTAAAAGAATGCAAGGAACTTTTGGATAAAGCTATAAAAGGTGAAATTGATGCTAACTTTTTAGAGGGAATGGGATGTATAGGCGGATGCGTAGGCGGACCAAAGGTAGTAATAGATAAGGAAACTGGCAGAGTTAAAGTCAATGAATACGGGGAACAAGCCGAATATAAGACCCCTGTTGACAGCCTCTGTGTATTAAAGGTCCTTGGAGGTATAGGCTTTGAAATAATTGATGAACTTAAAGAAGAAAATGAAAAAACCCGCATATTCCGCAGAAAGCTCTAG
- the trpC gene encoding indole-3-glycerol phosphate synthase TrpC, whose protein sequence is MILDDIVAKKRVRVEERKREITLNKLIKQCERANGNYFKSALQKQGISIIAEIKKASPSKGVILKDFDPLKIAGIYGEINIDAISVLTEEDFFQGRDEYLTLAKDKSKKPVLRKDFIIDEYQIFESRTLGADAILLIVSILQKKTKNFYKAASALGLDCLVEVHDQDELDIALKAGCEIIGINNRDLKIFSVDLKTTEKLLKYIPKGKVIVSESGINKPSEIQHLRSLGVDAVLIGETFMRSIDDLNSMKIFINQAKDDSDG, encoded by the coding sequence GTGATTTTAGACGATATAGTGGCTAAAAAAAGAGTGAGAGTGGAGGAGAGAAAAAGGGAAATCACATTAAACAAGCTCATAAAGCAATGTGAGAGGGCTAATGGGAACTATTTTAAAAGCGCATTACAAAAGCAAGGCATATCAATAATTGCCGAAATAAAAAAAGCTTCCCCTTCAAAAGGGGTAATCTTAAAAGACTTTGATCCCTTAAAAATTGCGGGAATTTACGGGGAGATAAATATAGATGCCATATCGGTACTAACAGAAGAGGATTTTTTTCAAGGCAGGGATGAGTATTTGACCCTGGCAAAGGATAAGTCAAAAAAGCCGGTACTAAGAAAGGATTTTATAATTGATGAATATCAGATTTTTGAATCCCGTACCTTAGGTGCGGATGCCATTTTATTAATTGTATCAATCCTTCAAAAGAAAACAAAAAATTTCTATAAGGCGGCATCTGCTCTAGGTCTTGATTGCCTGGTGGAGGTTCACGACCAAGATGAGCTCGATATAGCGCTGAAGGCCGGATGCGAAATTATCGGCATTAACAACAGGGATTTAAAAATCTTCAGCGTTGATTTAAAGACAACGGAAAAGCTTTTAAAGTACATTCCAAAGGGCAAGGTCATAGTATCCGAAAGCGGAATAAACAAGCCTTCGGAAATTCAACACTTACGAAGTTTGGGAGTGGATGCTGTTCTTATAGGTGAGACCTTTATGAGAAGTATCGATGATTTGAATTCCATGAAAATATTTATAAACCAGGCAAAGGATGACTCTGATGGTTAA
- the trpB gene encoding tryptophan synthase subunit beta, with product MSGRFGKFGGQYVPETVMNALIELEEEFNKAVNDPNFMEEYRYYLREYCGRPTSLYYAENLTKKLNGAKIYLKREDLNHTGAHKINNVMGQILLAKRMGKKRVVAETGAGQHGVATATGAAMFGMECEVFMGEEDIRRQSLNVFKMKILGAKVTAVTSGTATLKDAVNEALRHWVANIGDTFYVMGSVVGPHPYPIMVRDFQRVIGDEAKEQVLKKEGRLPDCVIACVGGGSNSMGIFYPFINDETVELIGVEAAGLGVDTDMHAASMAKGSVGVIHGMMTYVLQDDEGQVMPVYSISAGLDYPGVGPEHSYLKDTGRAKYVPATDAEALDAFKELCGTEGIIPALESSHAIAYAIKLAPGLDKDKIIIVNLSGRGDKDINTIADIMGVGI from the coding sequence TTGAGCGGAAGATTCGGTAAATTCGGCGGTCAATACGTGCCTGAAACAGTAATGAATGCATTGATTGAATTGGAAGAAGAGTTTAATAAAGCGGTAAATGATCCAAATTTCATGGAGGAATACAGGTATTATTTAAGAGAATACTGCGGCAGGCCCACATCATTGTATTATGCCGAAAACCTCACAAAAAAGCTTAATGGAGCAAAAATTTATTTAAAGAGGGAGGATTTAAACCATACGGGAGCTCACAAAATCAACAACGTAATGGGGCAGATTCTTTTAGCCAAAAGGATGGGCAAAAAAAGAGTAGTTGCAGAAACGGGAGCCGGTCAGCACGGCGTGGCAACGGCTACGGGGGCGGCTATGTTCGGCATGGAATGTGAGGTTTTTATGGGCGAAGAGGATATAAGAAGGCAGTCACTAAATGTTTTTAAGATGAAAATTTTAGGTGCAAAGGTTACAGCTGTAACATCGGGCACAGCTACATTAAAGGATGCCGTAAACGAAGCGTTGCGCCACTGGGTGGCCAATATAGGGGATACATTCTATGTAATGGGCTCCGTTGTTGGCCCCCATCCTTATCCTATAATGGTAAGGGATTTTCAAAGGGTCATAGGCGATGAAGCAAAGGAGCAGGTATTAAAAAAGGAAGGAAGACTTCCTGATTGTGTAATTGCCTGCGTAGGAGGCGGAAGCAATTCCATGGGAATATTCTATCCCTTTATAAATGATGAAACAGTTGAGCTCATAGGAGTTGAGGCGGCGGGCTTGGGGGTTGACACAGACATGCATGCGGCTTCCATGGCAAAGGGATCTGTCGGCGTGATCCACGGCATGATGACCTATGTGCTGCAGGATGATGAAGGCCAGGTAATGCCGGTGTATTCCATATCCGCAGGTTTAGATTATCCGGGTGTAGGTCCGGAGCACTCATACTTAAAGGATACCGGCAGGGCGAAATATGTTCCGGCGACAGATGCTGAAGCGCTTGATGCCTTTAAAGAGCTGTGCGGAACCGAAGGGATAATACCCGCCCTCGAGAGCTCCCATGCCATTGCTTATGCCATAAAGCTGGCACCGGGGCTTGACAAGGATAAAATCATAATCGTTAATCTTTCAGGCAGGGGAGATAAGGATATTAACACAATTGCGGATATTATGGGGGTGGGAATATGA
- a CDS encoding anthranilate synthase component II — protein MLVMIDNYDSFTYNLYQYIGEIYSNIKVIRNDKTTVDEIWDLKPKGIVLSPGPGRPEDAGICAGVIKELGKEIPILGICLGHQAIGHAYGGKVVGAEVIMHGKTSIISHDSDGLFKGISQPLNVMRYHSLVVDKEDFPDELNVTAQTKDGVIMGVRHKKYHVYGLQFHPESIMTEQGKDILKNFVEVINNASASN, from the coding sequence ATGCTCGTTATGATAGATAATTATGATTCCTTTACCTATAACCTCTATCAGTATATTGGAGAGATATACAGCAATATAAAAGTCATAAGAAATGATAAAACAACCGTTGATGAAATATGGGATTTAAAGCCAAAGGGAATTGTTCTGTCTCCCGGGCCCGGAAGGCCGGAAGATGCAGGCATATGCGCAGGTGTAATAAAAGAACTTGGAAAGGAAATTCCCATACTGGGAATTTGCTTGGGACATCAGGCCATAGGCCATGCATACGGCGGCAAGGTAGTGGGTGCAGAGGTTATAATGCACGGAAAGACTTCGATTATAAGTCACGATAGTGATGGACTGTTCAAAGGAATTTCGCAGCCGCTAAATGTCATGAGATACCACTCACTGGTTGTTGATAAAGAGGATTTCCCCGATGAGCTCAACGTAACAGCTCAAACGAAGGACGGAGTCATAATGGGAGTGAGGCATAAGAAATACCATGTGTACGGACTGCAGTTCCATCCCGAGTCCATAATGACGGAGCAGGGAAAGGATATATTGAAGAATTTTGTGGAGGTGATAAACAATGCTTCAGCAAGCAATTAA
- the trpD gene encoding anthranilate phosphoribosyltransferase gives MLQQAIKKIVMNENLTEVEAQAAMEQIMGGNTTTSQMGGFLIGLRMKGETIEEITGFAKAMRCCAKRVNLKSNYAIDTCGTGGDNSGTFNISTAVAIIAAAAGIKVAKHGNRAASSLCGSADVLSELGFNIELEPEEAGRSVDESGMGFLFAPRFHTAMKNVAPVRKELGTRTIFNVLGPLTNPAYVKGQVMGVYDKSLTRKMAEVLMRLGVERAMVVHGDDGLDEITSTASTTVSEVRNGEVIDYKLDPAEFGIKRASGKDIKGGTAKDNARIIFDVLEGKVGPKRDITVLNSAAALYVGGAVSGMNEGQKMAENIIDSGAALSKLEELLEYNRRVSL, from the coding sequence ATGCTTCAGCAAGCAATTAAAAAAATCGTTATGAATGAAAATCTTACGGAAGTTGAAGCACAGGCTGCCATGGAACAAATAATGGGAGGCAATACCACAACATCTCAGATGGGAGGCTTTTTAATAGGCCTCCGGATGAAAGGGGAAACCATCGAAGAAATAACCGGCTTTGCCAAAGCAATGCGTTGCTGTGCAAAGCGTGTGAATTTAAAATCAAATTATGCCATAGATACCTGTGGCACAGGAGGAGATAATAGCGGCACCTTCAACATTTCAACGGCCGTAGCCATAATTGCGGCTGCTGCGGGAATTAAGGTGGCAAAGCACGGAAACAGGGCGGCTTCCAGCCTTTGCGGCAGCGCCGATGTTTTGTCAGAACTGGGCTTTAATATAGAATTGGAGCCGGAAGAAGCCGGAAGAAGCGTGGATGAATCAGGTATGGGTTTTTTATTCGCCCCCAGATTCCATACAGCCATGAAAAACGTGGCTCCCGTCAGAAAAGAGCTGGGCACAAGGACCATATTCAATGTATTAGGTCCCCTTACAAACCCCGCCTATGTCAAAGGCCAGGTAATGGGCGTATATGATAAGAGCCTTACAAGAAAGATGGCAGAGGTGCTGATGCGTTTAGGAGTGGAGCGGGCTATGGTTGTCCATGGAGATGACGGGTTGGACGAGATAACATCAACAGCATCAACTACTGTAAGCGAAGTGAGGAACGGAGAGGTAATTGATTACAAATTGGATCCGGCGGAATTCGGAATAAAAAGGGCATCGGGTAAAGACATAAAAGGGGGTACTGCTAAGGATAATGCCCGTATAATATTTGATGTTCTGGAAGGTAAAGTTGGGCCTAAAAGGGATATTACGGTATTAAACAGTGCTGCCGCCCTATATGTAGGAGGTGCGGTATCAGGCATGAACGAAGGACAGAAGATGGCTGAAAACATCATCGATTCGGGGGCTGCCCTGTCAAAGCTCGAAGAATTGCTGGAATACAACAGGAGGGTGAGCCTGTGA
- a CDS encoding pseudouridine synthase produces MPPDSRGDRVAETQRLDKLLGNLGYGTRKEVKKLIKDKAIEVDGKRVDDPGMHVDPAKQGIEVFGEKVNYRKYIYIIMNKPQGVISATEDTREETVIDILPEEYLPFSPAPVGRLDKDTVGLLLLTNDGQLAHMLLSPKKHVPKVYYARIAGKVTQNDVEAFKEGVILDDGYKTLPAKLEIIESDVNSIIEVEIYEGKYHQVKRMFEAVGKKVTFLMRKSMGPLKLSEDLKPGQSRELTNEELNALLEKDNI; encoded by the coding sequence ATGCCACCTGATAGTAGGGGTGATAGAGTGGCTGAAACACAAAGGCTGGACAAATTGCTGGGCAATTTGGGTTACGGTACAAGGAAGGAAGTAAAAAAACTTATAAAGGATAAGGCCATAGAGGTAGACGGAAAAAGGGTAGATGATCCGGGTATGCATGTGGATCCCGCTAAACAAGGAATTGAAGTTTTCGGAGAGAAAGTTAATTACAGAAAATACATCTATATAATAATGAACAAACCCCAGGGAGTCATTTCGGCTACGGAAGATACAAGGGAAGAAACGGTTATTGACATATTGCCGGAGGAATATCTGCCTTTTAGTCCGGCACCCGTGGGAAGGCTGGATAAAGACACGGTGGGTTTGCTGCTTCTGACCAACGACGGACAGCTTGCCCACATGCTGCTGTCTCCTAAAAAACATGTCCCAAAGGTTTATTACGCAAGAATTGCCGGGAAAGTCACCCAAAATGATGTTGAGGCTTTTAAAGAGGGAGTAATTTTAGATGACGGTTACAAAACCCTTCCGGCTAAGCTTGAAATAATAGAGAGTGATGTAAATTCCATAATTGAAGTTGAAATATATGAAGGAAAATACCATCAGGTAAAGAGGATGTTCGAAGCCGTAGGCAAAAAAGTAACCTTCCTCATGCGAAAGTCCATGGGCCCCCTTAAATTGTCTGAAGACCTTAAACCAGGCCAATCCAGAGAGTTAACAAACGAAGAACTTAATGCTCTTCTCGAAAAGGATAATATATAA